Proteins encoded in a region of the Agromyces protaetiae genome:
- the dnaA gene encoding chromosomal replication initiator protein DnaA, protein MTEQPISETWATVLDRLGGDASITPMLQGFLNLVEPKGIAAGTFYLEVPNDFTASMLNQRMRVPLLQAMGVIESPSPVTSFYVVVNPELEEPRLPETPGPGGAGHAGGGAYTDDYPDAAEVPQTPHSVFEQTAGDRPRDARLNPKYSFDSFVIGQSNRFAHAAAVAVAEAPAKAYNPLFIYGDSGLGKTHLLHAIGHYAMSMYPGIRVRYVSSEEFTNDFINSIANNRGSLFQQRYRNVDILLIDDIQFLQGKAETQEAFFHTFNNLHDHNKQVVITSDVPPKHLTGFEDRMRSRFEWGLITDVQAPDLETRIAILRKKAQSERLEVPADILEYMASKVSSNIRELEGTLIRVTAFASLNRTPVDMPLVQTVLKDLITDDTDNVVAPVDIITATADYFKLTVDDLYGSSRSQAVATARQIAMYLCRELTNLSLPKIGQLFGNRDHTTVMYANKKISELMKERRSIYNQVTELTARIKQNARFR, encoded by the coding sequence ATGACGGAACAGCCCATCTCTGAGACATGGGCGACGGTCCTGGACCGGTTGGGGGGCGACGCGTCGATCACCCCGATGCTGCAGGGCTTCCTGAACCTCGTCGAGCCGAAGGGCATCGCCGCCGGCACGTTCTATCTCGAGGTCCCGAACGACTTCACGGCGAGCATGCTCAACCAGCGCATGCGAGTCCCGCTCCTCCAGGCGATGGGCGTCATCGAGTCGCCGAGTCCGGTCACGTCGTTCTATGTGGTCGTGAACCCCGAACTCGAGGAGCCGCGCCTGCCCGAGACCCCCGGGCCGGGCGGTGCGGGTCACGCCGGAGGCGGCGCGTACACCGACGACTACCCCGACGCGGCCGAGGTCCCCCAGACTCCGCACTCGGTCTTCGAACAGACCGCCGGCGATCGCCCGCGCGATGCCCGGCTGAACCCGAAGTACTCGTTCGACAGCTTCGTGATCGGCCAGTCCAACCGGTTCGCCCACGCCGCGGCGGTCGCGGTCGCGGAGGCTCCGGCGAAGGCGTACAACCCGCTGTTCATCTACGGCGATTCCGGGCTGGGCAAGACGCACCTGCTCCACGCCATCGGCCATTACGCGATGAGCATGTACCCGGGGATCCGGGTGCGGTACGTGAGTTCCGAGGAATTCACGAACGACTTCATCAACTCGATCGCGAACAACCGCGGGTCGCTGTTCCAGCAGCGGTACCGCAACGTCGACATCCTGCTGATCGACGACATCCAGTTCCTGCAGGGCAAGGCGGAGACGCAGGAGGCGTTCTTCCACACCTTCAACAACCTGCACGACCACAACAAGCAGGTCGTGATCACGAGCGACGTGCCGCCGAAGCATCTCACGGGCTTCGAGGATCGCATGCGCAGCCGGTTCGAGTGGGGACTCATCACGGACGTACAGGCCCCTGACCTCGAGACGCGTATCGCGATCCTCCGGAAGAAGGCGCAGTCCGAGCGACTCGAGGTGCCCGCAGACATCCTCGAGTACATGGCGTCGAAGGTCTCGAGCAACATCCGCGAGCTCGAGGGCACGCTGATCCGCGTGACCGCCTTCGCGAGCCTCAACCGGACCCCGGTGGACATGCCGCTGGTGCAGACCGTGCTGAAGGACCTGATCACCGACGACACCGACAACGTCGTGGCGCCGGTCGACATCATCACGGCGACCGCCGATTACTTCAAGCTCACGGTCGACGACCTGTACGGCTCGAGCCGGTCGCAGGCGGTCGCGACGGCGCGTCAGATCGCGATGTACCTCTGCCGTGAGCTCACCAATCTGTCGCTGCCGAAGATCGGCCAGCTGTTCGGCAATCGCGATCACACCACGGTCATGTACGCGAACAAGAAGATCTCCGAGCTCATGAAGGAGCGGCGGTCGATCTACAACCAGGTCACCGAGCTCACCGCGCGCATCAAGCAGAACGCCCGCTTCCGCTGA